From the Bacteroidales bacterium genome, the window TCTGAATGATTTCCTTGAAGTTGAAAAGACCAGGATAGCCTATCTTGCCAATGCATTTGAATTTGAACAGAGGCATATGCTGTATCCCCTGCCCATCGTTCAGGTGGAGCTGAGCGTTGTTGATGGGGAGCCGCGGCTTGTTCAGAACCCCGAATGGTAGCATAATAGTTCACTATAATTCAAATCCCGGAAGGAAAATTAGCGTTCTCTTTCCGGGATTTTTCTGTATGTTTATTTTTTCTGCTCTGTAAAGTAGTATTGAAAAATCATAGTGTAAATTATGAGATCGGCGAATTCCATTTTGATGCTGTTGTTGTTCATACTGGGCCTGGGTTCGTGCTCAGGGGAGGACCCCCTGTTTGAAAGAGTGAAGCCCGGGAGAACCGGAATCACCTTTTCGAACAGGATCACCGAGAATGAACAATACAATATCCTGGCATTTGAATATATCTACAATGGGGGAGGTGCGGCGGTGGGGGACTTTAACAATGATGGTTTGCAGGATCTCTTTTTCTCGGGAAACATGGTGGATAACCGCCTCTACCTGAACCGGGGAAACTGGAAGTTCAGGGACGTCTCAGCAACGGCCGGGATTGAGGGGGCTGACAGATGGAGTTCGGGGGTGGCCCTGGTGGACATCAACAACGATGGCCGGCTTGATATCTATGTATGTGCCACTGCCTATGAACCGGGAATGAGAAGGGCCAACCAGCTGTTTGTAAACCAGGGGGACCAGGGAGGTGAATCGCCGGTATTCATTGAAATGGCTGAAGAGTATGGAATTGCAGATACAAGTTATACAACAGCAGCCGCGTTTTTCGATTACGACAACGACGGGGATCTTGACCTGTACCTGGCAGTGAATCACTTTGATGCCAAACTGACACCAAATGGATACTGGTATAAGAAGGATCCCAGGGCAGAGGCAAATACGGACAGGTTATATGAGAACAGGTACGATTCAATTCCCGCTCACCCCGTGTTCAGGGAGATCTCGGCACAGGCTGGGATTGCCAGGGGTGGATTCAGCCTGGGACTGAATATCGTCGACATAGACAGGGACGGTTGGAAGGACATCTATGTCTCAAACGACTATAATTCGCCGGATATGCTCTTTATGAACAACCGCAACGGGACTTTTACAGACCGCTCCGGGGAGTATCTGAAGCATACCTGTTATTCGGCCATGGGAATGAATATCGCCGATATGAACAATGACGGACTTGCAGATATCTTCGTGCTTGACATGTTGCCTGAAGATAATTTCCGTCGGAAGGTCTTTCTTCAGCCCTACAATTACGTATCCTATCTGAACAACGAAACGTTCGGATATACTTACCAGCACGTACGCAACGTGCTGCAACTCAACCAGGGGACCAGGCCCGATAACGGCCAGCTTCTGTTCAGTGATGTGAGTCTCTACTCCGGGATACATGCCACCGACTGGAGCTGGACACCCATGCTGGCTGATTTTGATCATGACCAGTTCAGGGATATGATCATCACAAACGGTTTCCCAAAGGACATTACAGATCATGATTTCGGTGATTTCATGACAATGCGGGGCAATTATATGGACCGGGTAGTCCCTTTGACTCTCATTCCATCGGTAAAAATTAACAATTACGCTTACAAGAACCAGCTGACAGAGGCGGGCGGGATTCCCCGTTTTTTAAAAGTGTCGAAGGACTGGGGAATTGACGAAGCTTCATTTTCCTCCAGTGCGGCCTGCGGGGATCTTGACAATGACGGGGACCTTGACTACGTTGTCAACAATATCAACGACAGTGCATTTGTATTCAGGAACATGCTTTTGGAGAAGGAACCTGAGAAGGCCAACTGGCTGCAAATGGAGATGAAGGGAGGGGAACATAATCTGAACGGACTGGGAGCCATTGTGGAGATCTATTATAACGGGAAACAGCAGATGTGGGAGAACACGCCCTACAGGGGATACCATGCCACCGTGCAAATGGGTGCTCATTTTGGACTTGGCGGCATAGAGCTCCTCGACTCGGTTCGGGTTGAATGGCCTGGCGGGAAGGTACAGGTGCTTCACAAGGTGGCAGTGAACCAGGTCCTGACCCTTGATTACAGGGACGCCATACCGGAAGTTATCCGAACC encodes:
- a CDS encoding VCBS repeat-containing protein, which translates into the protein MRSANSILMLLLFILGLGSCSGEDPLFERVKPGRTGITFSNRITENEQYNILAFEYIYNGGGAAVGDFNNDGLQDLFFSGNMVDNRLYLNRGNWKFRDVSATAGIEGADRWSSGVALVDINNDGRLDIYVCATAYEPGMRRANQLFVNQGDQGGESPVFIEMAEEYGIADTSYTTAAAFFDYDNDGDLDLYLAVNHFDAKLTPNGYWYKKDPRAEANTDRLYENRYDSIPAHPVFREISAQAGIARGGFSLGLNIVDIDRDGWKDIYVSNDYNSPDMLFMNNRNGTFTDRSGEYLKHTCYSAMGMNIADMNNDGLADIFVLDMLPEDNFRRKVFLQPYNYVSYLNNETFGYTYQHVRNVLQLNQGTRPDNGQLLFSDVSLYSGIHATDWSWTPMLADFDHDQFRDMIITNGFPKDITDHDFGDFMTMRGNYMDRVVPLTLIPSVKINNYAYKNQLTEAGGIPRFLKVSKDWGIDEASFSSSAACGDLDNDGDLDYVVNNINDSAFVFRNMLLEKEPEKANWLQMEMKGGEHNLNGLGAIVEIYYNGKQQMWENTPYRGYHATVQMGAHFGLGGIELLDSVRVEWPGGKVQVLHKVAVNQVLTLDYRDAIPEVIRTSAATVSVFKEVSRDWGLDFIPPERDYIDYNVQPLLLHKLSQLGPGMAVSDVNGDGLEDFYIGGSRFYKGRFFLQLPEGGFLESDLLPGEEGEGKREEELGVLFFDADNDLDEDLYLVSGGYEYEITDSSYRDRLFLNENGRFLEAESALPDLLSSGSCVKAADFDRDGDLDLFVGGRVHPANYPLPVNSYLLINDGKGNYSIGNEALIPGLNEVGLISDALWTDFNNDGWVDLLLAGEWMPLTLLINNEGKFERMIPIGGGQATGWWNSLASADFDMDGDMDYVAGNLGSNSLLKASVSHPVSLYAGDYNNDNSLDLIPTSYFTNEQDEPGEYPFFGRTDMEKQLHKLRELFPEHKAFGRATIEELMERLPDATTLLLKANYQLTSWVENRGNEEFVVHPLPPEVQLAPVFSILTGDFTGDALPDILLTGNDYGNEIREGRYDALNGMLLQGDGKGNFNPLSMQNSGIIIPGDGKSLVKLQAGDGSLLVISAQNRGPLGLFRSSIPYHSIELEPHDVAAIVHLQESLSYREEFYYGNSYLSQSGRRLWLPSYAQYVTLIDYNGEKRRVTMPVND